The following coding sequences lie in one Montipora foliosa isolate CH-2021 chromosome 11, ASM3666993v2, whole genome shotgun sequence genomic window:
- the LOC137975564 gene encoding E3 ubiquitin-protein ligase TRIM71-like — protein sequence MDIKTFLDNINEHVCCPVCTTRFTNPKQLPCLHSFCLHCLQRIQQTSGIRDTISCPECRRNFRIPGNGDLNAFPTNFRVNSLLDALPVTECNTSGIKCGNCEKTSGESAYCFTCCSFWCGDCLPLHNGLRSNKEHHVLALKDFRDEDFESILNQPTLCGKHEKKKLKFFCQECKIAICNACALTDHEGHAKIVLEDAAKERKSIVNAAIESKKRRAQEKLTRTAKIDENCVSIQEQAARVKSDVQQFADSFIAAIEAQKNHIFDEVENKVRESLQLLGEQRHEIEEDVKMQETEIEKTEMIVKRSTNAQIMQPHEFLDKIVQEKAEEKDSGNPDIQQVVAFVFKGNEKLFDDLKIQHIGCFESFITKTIPKDSSAEGKGIREGTVGLKAEVVVTTRNTQREQCHQERDCVTLEIKTREGRDSAIKPQIQDNKDGTYKINYFAKEIGTCQASVKVNGEHVRGSPFEVQVKRRQFRPVLSFGQQGSDSGMLSMPWGVAVNDKDEIAVSESNNHRVQIFTSNGTHLRSFGKKGNQQGEFDFPAGIAFHDNKIIVADANNHRIQLFSDEGHYLNQFGGKGSRDNQLLFPLGLSIDSDCNIMVGDRNNKLIKIFSLDGRFLRSIGNEGSFISPFHCIQHDNFLIVSDRGDHCIKVFNREGEFLYKFGKRGKGNGDFDEPGCLSVDRTGHLLVCDRRNQRVQVFKLSGEFVTKFGASCTGAGEFNVPVSTAVLSDGKIIVTEIINHRVQIFE from the coding sequence ATGGATATCAAAACCTTTTTAGACAATATTAATGAACACGTTTGTTGTCCTGTATGTACGACCAGGTTCACTAATCCAAAGCAGCTTCCTTGCTTACACAGTTTTTGCCTTCATTGCCTGCAAAGGATTCAACAAACGAGCGGAATTCGAGACACTATTTCATGCCCCGAGTGCAGGCGAAACTTCAGGATCCCTGGAAACGGTGATCTTAACGCTTTTCCAACAAACTTTCGCGTCAACAGTTTGTTGGATGCTTTGCCTGTCACAGAGTGCAATACGAGCGGCATCAAGTGTGGAAATTGCGAGAAAACAAGCGGAGAATCTGCGTACTGCTTCACTTGTTGTTCGTTCTGGTGTGGTGACTGCCTCCCTCTGCATAACGGGCTAAGGAGCAATAAAGAACACCAcgtattggctttgaaagacttTCGAGACGAAGACTTTGAGAGTATTTTAAATCAGCCGACTCTTTGCGggaaacacgagaagaaaaaaCTGAAGTTTTTCTGTCAAGAGTGCAAAATAGCCATTTGCAACGCTTGTGCTCTTACAGATCACGAAGGTCACGCCAAGATTGTTTTGGAAGATGCCGCAAAGGAACGCAAATCGATAGTCAATGCAGCAATTGAatcaaagaaacgaagagcGCAGGAGAAGTTGACAAGGACTGCGAAAATTGATGAAAACTGCGTTTCAATTCAAGAACAAGCCGCACGAGTGAAAAGCGACGTGCAGCAGTTTGCCGACAGTTTCATTGCAGCCATTGAAGCGCAAAAGAATCACATCTTTGATGAGGTGGAAAACAAAGTGCGAGAATCGTTGCAGCTTCTAGGAGAGCAAAGACACGAGATTGAAGAAGACGTGAAAATGCAAgaaacagaaattgaaaaaaccgAAATGATTGTAAAGCGAAGCACAAACGCTCAAATCATGCAGCCCCATGAATTTCTGGACAAAATAGTTCAGGAAAAAGCTGAAGAAAAAGATTCAGGTAACCCCGACATCCAACAAGTtgtggcttttgtctttaaagggAACGAAAAGTTGTTTGATGATCTAAAGATCCAACATATAGgctgttttgaaagttttatcACCAAAACTATCCCGAAAGACTCGAGCGCCGAGGGAAAGGGAATCCGCGAAGGAACTGTTGGACTTAAAGCTGAGGTTGTTGTAACAACAAGGAACACACAAAGAGAACAATGTCACCAAGAACGTGATTGCGTGACATTGGAAATCAAAACTCGTGAAGGCCGTGACAGTGCGATCAAGCCTCAAATACAAGATAACAAAGATGGCACTTACAAGATTAACTATTTTGCCAAAGAAATCGGAACATGTCAGGCATCCGTAAAAGTTAATGGAGAGCATGTTCGTGGCAGCCCTTTTGAGGTTCAAGTCAAACGCAGACAGTTCAGACCTGTGTTATCCTTTGGACAACAGGGTTCGGATTCTGGAATGCTTTCCATGCCTTGGGGGGTAGCAGTGAATGACAAAGATGAGATTGCAGTGAGTGAGTCTAATAACCACAGAGTACAGATATTTACTAGTAACGGAACTCACTTAAGATCGTTTGGTAAAAAGGGTAATCAGCAGGGAGAGTTTGACTTTCCTGCTGGGATAGCTTTTCATGATAATAAGATTATAGTGGCAGACGCTAACAACCACCGAATTCAACTGTTTAGTGATGAAGGTCATTATCTTAATCAGTTTGGAGGAAAAGGAAGCCGGGATAACCAGCTTCTGTTTCCTCTTGGCCTGTCGATTGACAGTGATTGCAACATTATGGTTGGTGATAGGAATaacaaattaatcaaaatctttTCACTTGATGGTCGGTTTTTGCGTAGTATCGGTAATGAAGGTTCTTTcatctctccctttcattgtatcCAACACGACAACTTTCTTATTGTGTCAGACAGAGGTGATCACTGTATAAAAGTTTTTAATAGGGAGGGAGAGTTTCTTTATAAATTTGGAAAGCGGGGGAAGGGGAATGGGGATTTCGATGAACCTGGCTGCCTGTCAGTGGATAGAACGGGACATTTGCTGGTTTGTGATAGGAGAAATCAGCGAGTGCAGGTGTTCAAACTCAGCGGAGAgtttgtgacaaagtttggagCAAGTTGTACAGGGGCAGGAGAGTTCAATGTCCCAGTTTCTACAGCAGTTCTTAGTGATGGTAAAATAATTGTCACCGAAATTATTAACCATCGTGTTCAGATTTTTGAATAG